Part of the Tolypothrix sp. PCC 7910 genome, ACCCATTGTTCCCTGTTGAGTAGTAGGTGGTAATAAAGGCTGATCTGCTAATGCGTCCAGCTTCACGGATTTCAACAAATCTGACCAATATTGCTTAATTTGCGGGTCATTTGGGCTTTGGCGGCGTAAATCAGCCAAAATGCTGAGGGCGTTCTCCCAAAATCCAGCAGTTGCATAGAGAACTGCACGATCTAAAGGTGTTGGTGTCTCTTTTACTTGTGCAGCAACGTTTTCATCTTCCATGAGCTGAATTTTGCCTTCCAAATAAAAGTCGCGATCGCGGCTGTTGGGATCGCAAATCATCGAAAAAGCCCAAGTATATTCTTTGCCAGCTTTCAAAGGTGGTTGATTGGCTTTGAGGGTAATCCCAACAATTCCCGCTTGATCAAAAGCTTTGAAATTCTCCTTATATAACGGATCGAGGTTATCGTCCTCCCGTAGTACAAATTCTAGTTCCGTGACTGTTTTTGAGGCTTTAGGAATAGAGAAGAAGAATGTGGGACGCTCTTCTGTGGTGTATTGAGTGTCTCTATTGCTTGGGATCAAAGGAATTACCACTTCTCCACGCTGGAAGCAAGCTCCCCTTGATGCGGCTGAACCTACTCTATTAGGTTTTCCTGGTACAAAGCTAATCAAAGTCCTGCGACCTTGAATATATCCTGTAACATTTCTAATTGCCGTAGTAGCATATATATCTCCGGGACGTAGTTGCGCTGCTTGCTGAAAATATCCCAAAGCTCTGCGATAGTTTCTGCGCTTAGTTTCTGTATAGCCTAACCTCATATATTGGTTGTAGCCTGTTGTCACTTGCGCTACTTGATAAACTGGCTCTACTGCGAAAATTTTGCTCGTGCTGACAGCCCCAAAAGGTAGGCATACTAAAAGAGCAAACAGATAACTTTTCCACAATTTACGTTTCATAATCTTCATTCTGTTGGTACCACTCTTCTACGGTGGGCATACAGCCAAAGCCTTGTTTTATAGTAATTTCCCGAACAACAATCTTAATAAATTAAAAAATTTAGCCTCAACACGCTTGTGTATTTATATTGGCTGCGAGATAGATACTTGTCTCAGACAAGATATGGTAATTACTAGTTCCCATTTTTGATATTGAAATATTTTGTCTAGTCAGTGATTAACCTTTTATCATTTGTAGTTTCTCACAAATGATTTACTACTGCTATACAAGTAAACCATACAAACACAACAACATACCTGAGGGGGGCTTTGACAAATACCAATGCTGAATGCCCAATACGCTTATTTTCCCTCTAGACATTTATATGATAAATCAACCATGAAGGCATGAAAATCTCTTTTCCCGCTCAAAAGCCAAAACTATTTTTCAGGTAGAGCGTTCACTACTAAATTAAAAAATATTATATTCCTTTAAATCCCATATGAGTTTCTACTTCTTGTTCTGCTGGAGTAGAACTCATCTTCCTAGATGCAAATCTGCGAGAACTATGGCGTAAATTACCAATTTGGCTCAGAAATATCCCTACTAAAATCAAGCTACCACCAATATATTGAGCCATTGTAGGGGCTTCATTTAATATCAAAAAAGCAGCAACGATACCTACAATTGGTGTAAATGAGCCGATTAATGATGCTGTAGACACTGTAGAATCTCTTAAGCCTTTGAGCCAAAATGACTGGCCTAGCACTACAATAACGGCACCATAAACTAACATCCATTGCCACAGAAATGGCGAGAACACATCGATAAAATGCTCTCTACCATAAAGTATTAAAGCTATCAGGAAAAAGATGACAGTTCCTAAAGAAGTGCGAAAAATACTATAAATTCCTAACGGAATCTGAGAGAGATATTTTTTACCAATAATTGTAGAAACAGCTACAGCGATAGATCCAATTCCTGCCAATACTTCCCCTAGTCCTAAATTCAAAACCCCCATACTCATCATGGGGACGCTGGGAGGCTGCAGGAGAATTGTTAGACTAACGCCAACAAATGCTGCGATCGCACCTAAAATTTCCCACCTATTTACTCGTTCTCGCAACAACCAGACTGATAAAGCTAGGGTTAATGGGGGTTCCAAGCGTCCGATCAAAATCACATTGTTAACGCCTGTAATTGCTAAAGCTTGGAAAATTAAGCCAGGGGCCAGCGCTCCTGATAAAATCGCGACAACGGTAAGGCTGAACCAATCTCTTTTCGATAGTTGCTGCAAAGTCGTTTTATTCCACTGTCGCCAGTAAATAGCGCTCAAGACTATCAACGCGCAAAGGTTACCGACAAATAAAACATTACACAGCGAGATAGGATTGCGATCGCCTATCAAGTTATTGGCACCAATTTCTGTGAGCTTACGAGTAATTGCACTAGATGCACCAAAGATGAGGATTGCTAACCAGAGATATATTTGCCCTGGAATTCTTTGGTGCGAACGATTTCGTCTTTTTACTCTAGTCACAATAACACCACTGTATACAATCAGCTTTTGCTTAAAAATACTGTAAGCCACTTGTGAATTTAACATCCCATAACTCTCTGAAAAAATGCTGAGAATTAACTGAAATTTCTCAAGGGATAAATTCATCAAAATCATGGTTGAGTTTCAGTTCAGCTTCAGCGCTAACAGCGATAGTTTGGTTGTTCCAGAAAATTCCAAGTTTAGGAGTCAAAAATGAAACTCGCTACCATGCTCACCAGCGTTGCCTTAATCGGTTGTTTTACAATTTGGGATGCTCCCCTCAAAGCTATTAATCCCTCACTATTTCAAGCTTCAGCCGCAGAAGCAAAGGACGCTACAGGATTAACTGCTCAACAAAAAATAGAATTCCTCGCAAAAAACAAGGGTCAGTTTGGTAGTGGTGACGCTTTGCGACGTTACTTTTTTGGCGACTTAGAGCCAATTGCAGTACAGCCAGGTGGTGCAGGTATGGTAGTTAACTTGTACAACAAAGCCAATAATGTCACCATTGCTTACTGTGCAACCTACGATGTGGTTGTTGCAATCAAGAAAGGCAAGATTGCTAAGTTTGAATCCAACGAAGTTAAATAATGAGTGCTGAGTGCTGAGTAGTTAAGTTGTTCTCTTACTCGTTACTCAGCAATGCTAAGTTCTAATTCTTCTTCATGTCTTGAGTTTGAAGCCTACCGAAATAGTGCTTCAAGCTGAAACAAAGCAGCTTCAAACCCTTTCCTATTAATACTTTCAGATAGACATTACACCTCACAAAAATCTTGTTCTTTTCGATGACAGGCGTAGGTACGCCTGTCATTACCTTATTGATAAGCTGCTTTTATAGATAGTATTTACAATTATTTGTCAAGCAGTATTGACTATTTGTAACAGAATAGTTATATTTATTTACATAAATTAATGAATAAGAAAAAAACTATGTACACAACTGTTAATGAAGACGGCGTTCTCAACAACTACGCAACTGAACCCCAAATGTACTACGCTGATTACCCTGCAATTTGGGAACAACGCAAATATGTTATACAAAGCGTTTTTGCTACATTGCTTGTCACTACTCTGGTGTTGGTTGGCTTGAGTGTTAGCTAGAATTTTTTAAATTTGGTATCAGTTCGTTATTCGAGCTTCTCCTTTTAACCCCGGTTAGTGCCACCGGGGTTTTTTGTGAGCAATTAACCATACATAATCAGAAACCCAGCCTTAATGACTGGGTTTTTGCTGGGGTATATCCCCGTGCTTTCGGTATAAAGTTTACATATAAGTTGCTTGTCTGAGAATTACTACAACATTGAATTTGTCGATTCCTGAAAAAGTCCTGGGGTTTTTTGTGAGCAATTAACCATACATAATCAGAAACCCAGCCTTAATGACTGGGTTTTTGCTGGGGTATATCCCCGTGCTTTCGGTATAAAGTTTACATATAAGTTGCTTGTCTGAGAATTACTACAGCATGAGATTTCCCGATTCCAGAGAACTTGCCACCGAAATTTTTGATGACTTAGCAACCTATATATAATCAAAAACCCAGCCTTGATGACTGGGTTGTTGTTGGGGTATGTCCCCGTGCTTTCGGTATAAAGTTTACATATAAGTTGCTTGTCTGAGAATTACTACAACATTAGATTTCCCGATTCCAGAAAAAGTAAAACCAATTTGAAAAACAATCCAACAAAGACATAAAGAGGGGTATACACAATACCGTATAGATAAAACAAATTGATTGACGTTTAAAGCCTGTAGAGACGCGATCAATCGCGTCTCTACTCCACAGATTGATCGTGTATCTACAACCCCAAAATCATGACGAAAAATTCTTAACTGAACCGTATTGGGACTACACAGCTTTGTAAACCTAAAGATGATTAATGTGTTATCAATATTTTTCTTAATTTGTATAAATTAATTACTCTTAAATTTTGGTGAGTAATCAATCCATACTCAATCAAGAATTGTATTGATTTGAGCGCTGGTACCTCTGTATGTTCATATACTGAGAGTGTTCCCCAATTAGCGTGCAGAATGCACATTTGGAGGTTCCAAAATGGATCACACATACGAGGTATTGGTAGATATTAAAGAATTTGCTGACCTAGCAAACAATACCTTTCAACGCGGGACAACAAGGTACGAAATCGACGCTCCTTCCAGAGAAAAAGCTGACGGTATGGCATTCCAAAAGGCCAGAAGCGAGCATCCCAGAGGCACTGAATACGATATTAGGGTAACCAGACTACTCAGGTAAAGCGAACATTAGGCTATACTTCCCAGAATCGGCATTCCTTTACTGTGAGTTTGAAGTAATTTATATAGATATCAATAGCGGTGTCGAGTGCTATCTGCTCAGCTCGACACCGCTAAATTTTGGTTAAACTTCGTGCAACTTGAGAACTAGAGTTTTTCGCAAGAAAGCAGCGCTAAAATTCCAAAGCTTAAAAATATATAATTAAATCCATATCTGCCCAATAGAGTTTACCAGCTACAGAAACTAACGCTTCATAAGGTAGAGTACACATATCAGTTGGTAATCTCTAAGGCTTCAAGCAGCCATAGAAAACTTACTGGATAAAGTTTTTAGGTTGCCGAATGGTTGTTGCAAGGAGAATCTCTTGAGAATATTTTTATTTATCCTGCTGTTGGCGATCACTTTATTTAGATTTACATTCATTCTGCCAGCATTAGCTGCCGAAACATCCAATGGCGCGAAAATCTTTGATGCTAATTGTTCTTCTTGCCATATCGGTGGCGGTAATATCCTAATTAGCCACAAAACCTTGCAAAAGGAGGCATTATCAAGTTATCTGGAGAATTACGACCAAGACCCCATTAAAGCAATTATCCACCAGGTACAAAACGGCAAAAATGCCATGCCTCCCTTTAAAAATAAGTTAAGCACTCAGGAGATTTTAGAGGTAGCTGCTTACGTTTTCCAGAAAGCGGAAACAGGTTGGCAAAGTACCTCCTCTGCTGCTACACCTTAATATCGGTTAATGGGAAAAGGGAAAGCCTAGATTCAAATATTTTCCTCTTTCTCAGCCCAAATAAATGTGGATTGTCAAGACGTTGTATCTAGCATCTTAACAATCCACATTCATTTTTGGCTTTTGTCTCCAATCCCAGAAAGCTGACGATAGTACTCGTTTGCTGTATTGGGAAAAAGGTTAAAGGGTAAGGGTTAAAGGTTTTTTACTTTTCCCATTCTCCTTTACCCCTTAACCTTTTATTTGTCTTGATTAGAGGTTTCTCTTTCTTGTCTGAGTTCACGCAACTGTTGTACTAGCTTTTTGCCAGATTCCACAACAGCCGCAGGCTGATTGCTGTTAGTAGCAGGTGCTGCTAGTGGTTGAGTAGTAGTGGCTGGTGTATGTGCAGGTGCAGCTAAGGGTTTAACAGTAGCACCTGGTGCTGACTGAAGTTTATTAATTAATGAATCTGATGATGGTTTAACACTGGTAGCAGATGTAGGTGTCTGCTGGTTGTTATTAACTGTTGGCAATGTTAATGGTTTGGTATTGGTTACTGGTATCGGCTTCAGCTGATTACTATTAACAGCTGGCAAGTTTAAAGGTTTAACAGTAGCGCCTGGTGCAGATGTCGGTTGGTTATTGTTAACAGCCGGCAGGTTTAAGGGTTTAACAGTTGCACCAGGTGTTGGTGTTGGTTGATTGCTATTAACTAATGGCAGATTTAAAGGTTTGATAGTCGCAGCAGAACCAGGTGCAGGCTTTTGAGTATCTCCTGTAGCGGCGTTGCTATTATTTTTAAACTCTAAGCTAAAAGGGTAATGAGCGATCTGCTTATCTCCCTTGGGTGGATTTGTCTTAAAATACTCCATTGCTTCTACTCGCAAAGCTGGAGTTACTGACTGTCCTTCAAATTGAATATCTAAGACTTTGCCATCAGGATCTACTACTAATCGCCCTAATACAATACCTTGAACGTCAGTGTTATCTGTAGTAACTGTGTCACGAATCACAGTTTTTTCTACAGCATTTGGGTATTGTTTCTGAACAGCAGCTCTAAGACTTTCGTAAGATTTAATCTGCGCGATCGCCAGTTCTGTTCCTGGTGTAAGTGCTTGATTAGATAGATTGGGTGTAGATCCCAATTGTCCTTGGGGTATGGCTTGTCCGGATATTGTTAAATTATCACCCGCCTGCGGTGTATTACCAATTGCAGCTACTAGCTGTTGGTTGTCCCCAGATGGCAATTGATTACTGCTAGGCTGAGGATTTGCTGCCACATCAGCTATGGGAGTTGGGTTACCGTCCACAGGTAGCGGCGCTGGTGCGTTTGGTAATCCAGCAGGTAGTCTACCCTCTGGTAATACTGGCAACTTGCTCACAGGTAAAGGCTTGGCTTCACCTAAGGTGATATCTCTGTTATTAAAACGTGGAACTGAAGAGAATTTACTATTGCCATTAAAACCCGAGGTATCAAAGCGGAAATTACTTTGAGAATAATTGCGTAAAGGCTGCCTTTTTGGTAGTGCCGCAATTGAGTAGTTACCAGCCGATGACGGGATCGGTGGCATAACGAACTGGCTAGGTGATGGTGGTGGTGGTAATGGTGGTAAACTCGATTGGGAATCCAGATTGAGTGGAGTAACAGGGGATTGTGATAGTAAAACTGGAGATTGGGGATTAATTGGTGTTTGACCTGGAATTTGCGGTAGCCGACTTTGGTCAGCTTGGCTCAATTCCATGACTCCAACAGTTTTTGATGATGCTGTTTCTTTCGGTTTATTGGAGTCTACAGGTACTAATGGCACAATCAAGGCGATCGCACCGTGGATGCCAACAGAAGCTATTGCTGCTATTCCAGTTGGTTGGCTTAAGATTTCCGGTAGATTTTTTAACAGGGAGACGTAAGACATGGCTATTCTCGTTCACTCAGCTCAATTGCAGTTGCAGATCAATAAATTATTTTTCAGGCTCTAAATTTTTCTTCCGGCTCTATAGCAAAATATTTAAATGTGTCCCTTACAAAATCATAGCTTTCTAACCTGGGACTAAAACAGCCAGATTGGCATTTTTTTCAGCGAAGTTTAATTTTTGTGCAATCAGGTAACATTTTACTTGAAAGTGGCACTTGCTGACGCGACCATGAAAAAATCCTGATGTTGCTCGCTAAGATCTGGTAACTGTTAAAATCATTACTCATGGCTTTACCTACAGTTATTTTACCTGGCTATCTAGAAAGTGCGATCGCTTACCGCCAACTAGAACAATCTCTACAGCAGTTGGGTTTTCCTACAGTGACAGTGCCATTACGGCGGCGAGACTGGATTGCCATGTTTGGTGGTAGATCAGTAACACCAATTGTGAAAATATTGGATCGCACGGTAAAGCAAACATTACAGCAATATCAAGCTTCTCAAGTTAACTTAATAGGTCATTCAGCAGGCGGTTGGCTATCTCGAATTTATTTAGGAGAAAAGCCTTATTTGGGACGTGGTGAAGTCCAATCTTCAATCTGGAATGCTCACTTAATAACTGCTACGCTCATTACTTTGGGTACACCTCATATTAGCCAAGAGCGTTGGACACGCTGGAATTTAGATTTTGTCAAAAATAATTACCCTGGAGCTTTTTACCAAAATGTTCGTTACGTTTGTGTAGCTGGTAAAACTATTTTTGGAGAAAGGCGGCCCGGTAGTTGGTTAGCTTACAGCAGTTATCAATTAACCTGTGGCACAGGTAACACTTGGGGAGATGGGATCACACCGATAGCAGCGGCCCATCTCGATGGTGCTGAAAATCTTGTGGTTGAAGGCGTGAGGCATTCTCCGAGAAGCCCTGGTATTTGGTATGGCTCACCAGAAATACTACAAACTTGGGCACAGTATTTGGCTTAAATATCTCTAGAGATACAAATAAATTAATTTTTCTTAGTTAAACTGTAATAAAAATACACATTTTTTATTACATAAGAGATGTCAGCTATGCAAATCACCTTGTCAGATAGAATTTTGCGGCGACTGGCGACAATATTATCCGTCGCGATGCTTACATTGTGCGTGATTGACCTCTCAACTGGAGTTTTACTTTCCTTCTATTACGAACCTACAGCCGGTGGTGCTTATCGGTCATTAAAAATGATTGATACCATAGTGCCTTACGGTTGGTTATTTCACAAAACCCACGACCTTTCTGGTAATGCCATGATTGGAGTTGGTTTAATTCAAGTTGTTGTGATGTTTTTAGGGCGACAATTCCGCAAGAGTTGGCTAACTGCGTGGATTAGCGGCATTTTGTTTACTTTGAGTGCGATCGCTCTCGATTGGACTGCTATGCTCCTAGACTGGACTCAGGAAGGATACTGGCGTTTTAGTATTGAGTTAGGCACCATCGAAGCCATTCCGTTTATTGGTGGCGAGTTGCGAAATATCCTGACTGGTGGTGGTGCAATTAGTACAATCACTGTGCAACACCTTTACGCCTTAAACAGCTATATTATTTCCCCCATCGCTCTACTGCTGGCTATAGTGCATTTAGCTGCTTTATTGTGGCAAGAGCGAGAAATGTATGCCGATGAAACTGCTGAGAATACTTTTCAAGCACCAGACGCTTCACTAGTAGAAAGTTGAGCCAATTTTGCCAGAGGAACCTCTTCCACCTCCGGTAATTTCTCCAATGCTAGAGGAGTAGATTGACTTGCACCAGATAAGCGTTTTAAAAGATTTGGTCTGGGGTCATGTAAAAGGTAGATAATGCGATCGCCTATTTCCCATTCTTGGTTAACTGGCATTACCTGTAAGCGTTGCTCTCGTTCTACCAATAACGGTATCAATACTCCAGTCCGAATCTTTTCTTGGATGTGATCATGTTGACTAGTAAATTCCAATTCATTGAGTGTAGTTGTTCCCAACTTCACCTGTCCCTTATTCAAGTATTCATTCCAAGTTTTGATCGCCAAGTCCGAAACAAAAGCTTGATGTACTTTACTACTAGCAGAAGTACTAGCTTGCGGATCGCGGGGAAATACTGCTAACACACGCGGCGGATTAAACTCTTCAGCAGCCCGTTGCGCCAAGACAAAATTTACCTCACCATTACTCGTCATCGCCAAAAAAGTACCCATAGAGGCTAATCCTGCCTCTTCTAAAACCGCAGTATCTAGGGCACTACTAGCAATCAATCGCAAATTTTGGGCTTCTGCTTGGGCAAAGCAATCTGGGTCTGTATCAATCATCACTACATTCTCACCCCGTTCTTGGAAGAAGCGGGCAATCAACAGACTCAAAGGATTACAACCCACAATTACAGCACCAGTGGCTTCTTTTGAGGTGATTTGCAGCCATTTAGCAATCTGTCCGGCTGTGAGTCCTTGGCAGACAACCGTCATGATAATTGTCAAGAAAACCAGGGCTTTAATGGCATCACCACCGTTGATCCCCTTCTGTGTCAAGGAAATGGCAAATAAAGAAGCAACCGAAGCCGCCACAATTCCTCTCGGTGCTACCCAGCTTAAAAACAATTTCTGCCGCCAATTCAGGTCACTATTCCAGGTACACAAGAGAATATTAATTGGTCTGACCACAAACATCAGTACCAAAACCGTGAATAAACTACCCCAACCCAAAGCAAACACACTGGCAATAGACAAGTCAGCCGCGAGTAAAATAAACAGCACAGAAACGCTGAGAATTGTCAGTTGACCTTTAAAATGTCGCAAAAACCTTTCTTCTGGTACTGATGAATTAGCAAATACTGCACCCGCCACCACCGTAGTCATGACTCCCGACTCACTGCGGATTGTCTGCGCTAAGGTAAATAGTCCCCACAGTATTGCCAGTACCACCAAATTTTTCAGTTCAAAGGAAAGAAAATTGGCGCGTTTGAAAATCAAGCTCATCAAATAACCACCAGCTGCGCCAATTGCGCCCCCAATACTCAGACGCATCAGCAAGCCGGTAATGGCATGAATGGGGTCTACATCGCCATTTAAAATCGTATCCAGTACCACGAAAGCCAAAATAGCCCCCACAGGGTCAATTAATACCCCTTCGCCTTCTAGAAGCGTTGCTATTTGGCGATCGACATTAATTTGTTTCAGTAGGGGATTAATCACCGTTGGGCCTGTCACCACGATAATCGAAGCGTAGAGAAAGGCAATACTCCAAGGAAACTCACCCAACCAGTGAGCCGCCATACTACCACCCAGCAGCGTGATCAGTGTTCCCAAGGTGACGAGCAATTGCAGGCTAACTGAAACTCTCCCCAACTCGCGCAAATCTAGGTTGAGTCCCCCTTCAAACAGAATTATTGCCGTTGCTAGAGCCACAATCACTTCCAACCCAGTGCCTAGCAAATGGGGATGCAACAGCCCAATCCCATCAGACCCCAGAAAAATGCCCAACAACAGCAACAAAACAATGCTAGGTACCCGAAGATAGGCAGCCAGCACTTGGGCGCTAATACCTGCAAAAACAGCAGTCACCATCTGTAAGGTGATGTCAAAAGATGCTTCCATGTTGTAGATTTTGAGAGATATATATCAAAATCTTTTGTAAAGAAGAGTAAATATTACCTCTAAAGGGTACAACATCGCACCATTTTCCCCTTGAGAAATTCCATTTTTTTTTCATACTTAGTTTCTTATATTACTCCATTTCTGATTGGTTGCCAAAAGGGGCATTGGGCATTGGTAATTGGTAATTGGTAATTGGTAATTGGTAATGGGAATTTCTCCCTTTGTCCCCTTGTCCCCAGTCCCCCAACCCCCAACCCCCAACCCCCAACTTAACTAAAAGAAATTTTTTTGCCAAAACTGTTGACAGCATCTGAAAAATTAGTTAATTTATAAAAGGTCTGAGTCCGAAGCGCTCACAGCGCCTAATGCGCCCCCATCGTCTAGAGGCCTAGGACACCTCCCTTTCACGGAGGTAACGGGGATTCGAATTCCCCTGGGGGTATTGAAAAGAAAACTCAACTGGAAAAAGTTGATTTTCGTTCATCCGCTAAAATAGAAAACCTATCTTGTAATGATGTGAATCAAGATAGGTTTTTTATTTTTTAGTAGATTTAATTGCTTAACTGTTGTACTCGTTGGTAAACAGCTAAAAGATTTGATTGCAGATCCTTGCTGAGGCGATTCTCAATGATTGTTACTGGCATTGTGAGTTTCGGCCAAACTTCAATTGTGTAGCAAAGATTGGTACCCATCACATCACCACAGGGATAAGGTTCTAAGCGCCAACTACCAGAAAAGCCTTTAAAATCTCCTTCTACCATGCGGAAGTTAATTTCTTTGGGGAAATATTCTTCCAAGTCCAAAACAACACGCGCACAAAAGTTGAAGTTGAGTAAGCGCTGTGAACCTACTTGTTCTAGGCGAATCCCACCTTCAGGATGCTCTAAGCGCCGACTTTTCGCCAGGTTGGGAATGAAGTCAACTAATGCTTCATAATCCGTTAGCACTTTCCAGATTTTTTCGATTGGTTGGGGTATCTGGATTTTGGCGGTGATTTGTCGTTGTCGTTCGGCGATTTTTGCAATTTGGATATCTACAGATGGTTCAACACCTGTACTCACAGCCAAATTTGGTTCTTGGTTGGTTTCGTCACTAGTGGCGTTGAAGTTAACGCCGACTGTCGTGTTAGGTTGTTCAGTCACTTTCCGAATATGTTTTGCTTTCGTCAGAAAACTGGGGCAACGTAAAGGTAAAGCAAATTTTACTCAGATCGGAATCTGCAATTTGCGTACTCTCAACACTAATTGTCCCATTTAAATGCTGCACTAGGGACTTGGCGAGAGCCAAACCCAAACCAGTCCCAGGAGTCCAGCGTCCTTTACCGCGACGGAATTTGTCGAAGATATAAGTCGCTTCTTGCTGAGAAATCCCGCGGCCGATATTAGTCACCTTAATAATAACTTGATCCACCGATTGATTAACTTGGTGAGTGGCTTCTAAATCGACAATGCTTTCAGTCTCTGAATATTTACAAGCATTAGTTAATAACTCTTGTAAGATGCGGTCAAAACTTTCAATTTCAGTTTGTAGTTTTAATGACTGCTCTGGTAAGTCTAGGTTAATACTTAATCCTTTATCTGTCAGCTTTGTGGCAAAAGAGGCTGCTAAATCTTGAATGCGTCTATTTAAATCAATACTTTCAAATTGTGGTGTTGCTTGTTGCGACTCTAGCTTTTGCAGTGTCAGTAAGTCATTAATGAGATTAATTTCTTTAGTACATTCCTGCTCTAAAATATCGAAATATCTATTTTGGCGATCCGGTGTTATACCTGGCAAACGTAGATTGCGAATTGACATCAGCATATTTGTCAGCGGATAGCGTAGGCGATCGCTCATATTGCTCAAAAATTCATCTTTGAGTTCATTGAGTTCTCGCAACTGCTCTACATATTGCCTGGTTCGTTCGTGCAATTTGGCTTGTAGTTCTAAGCTACTTTGGAGTTTGGCTGTGCGCTCATCTACCAAATTTTGCACTTGTCGCAATGTCTGTGACTGGATAATGGCATTGCTTACTTGAGCGCATACCATTTCTACCAGATTTAATTCTGCTGATTGCCAATTGCGAGCTACTGTTTGTTGTAGAACTAAAAAGCCTAATATTTTGCCTTGACTTTCTAATGGCATTAACAGCACTGCGGGAAACTGCTCTACAGCAAACAATGGCGCAACTGCCAAAATTTCTGTTTGTTCTGTATAGTCATCAATTACTACTGGTTTGCCAAAGTCTATAAATACCCGCTGGCATAAACCACAGTCGGAAATAGCAAAGGATTGGTCTTGTAAGCTATCTAATGCACTACTAGACCCATTTTGGCTATCTCGAGTCCATTGTCTTACTACAGTAGCTTTGGCATTGGGAATTTGCTTTTTAGACCGAGTTCTAAATAAAGGATCTGTATATTTTAATGTAATAAACAAACCCCTATCTGCTTGGAGAGATTCAGCAGTAGAAGCGATCGCCAACTGGAGCATTTGATTTAACTCCAAGTTGCTGCGACTGAGTATAGTTAATTGCTTGATTAAGTTTTGGTGTTGGTGACTCTGTTGTAAATGCTGCTGTTGAGTCGCTATTAGTTGTGCTTGGGCTACTTGTGAAAAAGCGATCGCGCAAACAGACTCTATACCTTTGAGTAATTGCTGTTCTGACTTAGTCCAATCATGAGATTGAAACT contains:
- a CDS encoding SRPBCC family protein, with the translated sequence MTEQPNTTVGVNFNATSDETNQEPNLAVSTGVEPSVDIQIAKIAERQRQITAKIQIPQPIEKIWKVLTDYEALVDFIPNLAKSRRLEHPEGGIRLEQVGSQRLLNFNFCARVVLDLEEYFPKEINFRMVEGDFKGFSGSWRLEPYPCGDVMGTNLCYTIEVWPKLTMPVTIIENRLSKDLQSNLLAVYQRVQQLSN
- a CDS encoding GAF domain-containing protein; its protein translation is MKKRLSSPPQCPDDVDRLQSYPVKLMQHPQETTHQLSQQINQIVATTPATVLMLQELAKLLGVAFQVDCCLITVMSEASSEVTSGNWCHEEYLGLPQSNEVFSMEQLLMELNVVQCAAEPLNIEDISTIQQSLELGCQSLPLPIKAVLAIPTRFQGKNNGVISLIKFQSHDWTKSEQQLLKGIESVCAIAFSQVAQAQLIATQQQHLQQSHQHQNLIKQLTILSRSNLELNQMLQLAIASTAESLQADRGLFITLKYTDPLFRTRSKKQIPNAKATVVRQWTRDSQNGSSSALDSLQDQSFAISDCGLCQRVFIDFGKPVVIDDYTEQTEILAVAPLFAVEQFPAVLLMPLESQGKILGFLVLQQTVARNWQSAELNLVEMVCAQVSNAIIQSQTLRQVQNLVDERTAKLQSSLELQAKLHERTRQYVEQLRELNELKDEFLSNMSDRLRYPLTNMLMSIRNLRLPGITPDRQNRYFDILEQECTKEINLINDLLTLQKLESQQATPQFESIDLNRRIQDLAASFATKLTDKGLSINLDLPEQSLKLQTEIESFDRILQELLTNACKYSETESIVDLEATHQVNQSVDQVIIKVTNIGRGISQQEATYIFDKFRRGKGRWTPGTGLGLALAKSLVQHLNGTISVESTQIADSDLSKICFTFTLPQFSDESKTYSESD